The Glycine soja cultivar W05 chromosome 4, ASM419377v2, whole genome shotgun sequence genomic sequence aattaggttttaaatattttaaaatgttccaATTaggtcttattttaaaataaaatcaaattgaactcattttaaaaaataaaaaacctaattgaactttttaaaaataaagaacctaattgaatctttgttaaaaagaaaacctaattgaatcttaaaaataataaaaaaaagatcaaacctaaaagataaattagaaaacaaaaaagtaatttaaccaaaacgatataaagaataaaaccaaaatataaaaaatttaagatatttataagaaccgaagccaaaaaaaaaactattgcaGAGTCTAGAATTAAAGTTAACGATTTCCTTTTTAGGCGCAGGGTGAGGCAAAAGAAATTGCAATCCTATATCACTAATGCTTGGTAGTAACAAACGGGAATTGTTCATAAGTTATGTAGAGAAATACCATTACAAACACTGAACTACCAAACAACAACGTCTAAACCTCTCCCTTCTTCAAAGGATGACACACTATAAAATCTTATTGTCGTAAGCAGGGGGCCTAATTCACAAGCAGGgttctttcaaaaaaagaaaaaaagttacacCGACGGAACCATGTTACTGCACCAAGTTATCATCCAATTACATGGTAATTTCAGTTCAAAACATATCTTAAGGCTAATCAAGTAGATCTGAAAACCCCAGAAGGCTAGCAACTATATCAAAACTCAGGATTTTCCTTGGTAAATcaatgatgacaatgattctGATGCAGAATCTTTTCCAGAATAAGATTTTTTGGATCAATTGAGTTCACTCTAAGGTGATCTGAAAGTTTCACCGGCATATCGCACACTTCCAAGTTCCTCTTCAATCCGAAGAagctgaaaagaaattgaatacATGTGTGTTAGATCACTTGATTATCATGCTAACCATTCACATAATTTTAGCAATTGACTGCTAAAGAAGCATtctaaaaattacttttcaagaacaatgatatttttatctattaaaaacaatataaataaagttttgaaaCTGAGACATACTAAATAGAAACATTGACTATGAATCAATAACTCTTAACTCTACATGATTATACTCAGGTTTGTGTTTCACTTTTATCAATCTTTTACCATGCCGAGTCCATTTCAAGCCCAAATAATGCAGATAAGTGTaccaaaaggaaaaatgaagacGAGTTAAAATAGGTCAGACACAAAGATTATATGGAAACATTTGATTAATGAACACACTTTGCAACAGTCTATTCATAATGATTTCTATGGTGTCATAGGGTGACCTAAAATCCTTGAATCAAAGAGGAACACAAGTTCCAATTACCTGATTATACTTTGCCAATCGCTCACTTCGGCAAGGAGCACCAGTCTTTATCTGGAGGACAGAATTTGGATCATCAATATGAAAGTGATAACACCACAGTATAATGTACGGTagctaaaaagattaaattcaccaaaaaaaaattaaggatataGAACCTGTCCACTGGCCAAGCCAACAGAGAGATCCGCGATGAAGTTATCCTCAGTCTCGCCACTCCGATGACTAACCATGACACCCCAACCTGCAGCCTTTGAGTCAAGTGCAGCCTGAATAGATTCGGTCACTGTACCAATCTGGTTAACCTGCAGTCAATggacaacacaaaacaaacgaAGAATTAATTGCAGCTGTAAATTCAGCCAACAACTATCTTAAAGCAAGCTGTAAATTCAGCTGGTGTTTGATTAGTTTCGATAAAATGCAAATAAAAACAACTATCTTAAAGCAAGCTGCAGGAGGAAATGCTGGggaaactaaacaaaaatataatgaaataattctaataattgaaagaaatttTGTTTAAGGATACTAACCTTTAGAAGCAAACCATTGCAAGCCTTCTTTTTGATGGCCTCAGCTATTCTCTTAGGATTTGTAACTAACAAATCATCTCCTACAAGTTGAATATCAACTGAAGCGAGCAATGAAGCCCATGAACCCCAATCATCTTGATCAAACGGATCCTCAATTGACACAATGGGAAATTCTTTAACAAAATCTTTATATAGTTGACCAAGACTCTGAGCAGAGTGAACATGAGCTCCATCATTTGGCTGTTTCTTGAAGTTCAAATCATACTTCCCATCCTTAGTGTAAAACTCTGAAGCTGCAACATCCATACCTATTTTAATCTGCaccattgttttttatttccaGATCAGCACAAGTGAATATTCAAATTATGCAACAGAAATAATCAAAGCTTCACCCACCTTGCCAGTATAACCAGCCTTGTCAATGGCATCCATGAGTAAAACAAGCCCCTCCCTGTTATCTTGAACATTGGGAGCAAATCCTCCTTCATCTCCAACATTACATGCATCTTGTCCATATTTTGCCTTGATTATTCCCTTTAATACATGATAAACTGTTCTACCAGAAATAACCAAGTTAACTGATTGTCACCATATGTAGATCGCTGGTGAGATTGAAAAAATCATGGAATTTATGCTATAGATAATATGCAGTAAGGAAAATTGGAATTAAGATTAGCTATCAAATCATATGTAATACCTATCTAAGAACCTAATATTAGCACAGAAGTTAATATCTGAACTCATCAATTCACACTCACCAAACAATTGAGTTATTGACGAAAAATGCAGACATCACGTTGAATgccaaaatgagaaaaatgcacACAAAAGATGCATAATTACAGTCACAAGTCACAACCATACTTCCTCAGTGTGGTTACAGTCAGTCACAAAGTAATAGGTTTCTAACCTTCACTGCCCATGCGGAGAGCCTCAGCAAATGAAGTTGCTCCAACTGGTAGTATCATAAACTCTTGCATAGCCAGATTATTCCCAGCGTGACTGCCCCCATTTATAACATTGAAAGCTGGAACTGGCATAACAAGTTCTTTTGTTCCTGAAATCTCCTGGATGTGCCTGTACAAGGGCACTCCCTTTGCCCCTGCACCAGCTCTACATACACTCAGCGAAACTCCCAATATTGCATTAGCCCCTAGTTTTGATTTGTTAGGAGTTCCATCAATTTCCAGCATAATAGCATCAACATCAGCTTGATTCCTTGACAAACACAGAGCCATAAATATCAGCTGTACAACACAAAACTTCAAAAACAGAACCCAATATCTTTGGTAAGAAgagtatatgtaaatataaaatcagTTTCTCTTAATTTTCTTCCTTTCATAAGCAATAACAagtcagaagaaaaaaagatggaaaTATTGTTCATTCAAAGCAAAAACAATATCAAGAGCCAAGCATAACCCTCAAAAAATGGTGTTTGACTCACAATGTATAGTAGGCTATATACACCTAGCTCAGAAAAACTTCAGCTAACTAACTCCATATCATAATATTTCACATAAATTTTATTCCAAAGCTGTTTCTACTTTCTACTGCATCAGTACACACTGCTGCAGCCTTACAACAGCTTCCCAACTTTAGTATTGGATTATTAATCATTAACAAAAACACAACTCCAGAGCTTTTGATATACTACATGTATAGTTGagtgtgtgtttggataagtatttgccaaaaaaaattgatcaaaatgTAATCTTATTGGAAATGGTAATATTCGACGCatttgcaaaattgattttgaagtaaaGTAACTTATGTTCGATGTTTTTACCCTGAAAGAAAGTTTGATGCAAAACTTACTGTAATTTTTTCAACTTAATGTAAAAAAGCTATTTTTTACCACATTTAGTCAAACCCAAGTTTGTaagcaaaatcaattttactgaACAATAATAAGACGTATGTATCTTTACTAAAACCAATTCTGATACTACTTATgcgatgacaacaaaagatacAGGCTGAACAGAAGCCTTCATCCCTTAATTCTTTCCCTAGTCGCATAACATTCCAACCACACCTGATTCAATCTTACAAACATTTTCTCAACATAAACGCAATATCAgccttctctcttctcttccaAACACTCCAGCGAAACCTTCTAAGGGCATGTTTGGGTGTAAGTTTTTCTAGAAGCACttctaagaaaagaaaataagaagaaaaaaataaaatgagcttCTCCATAAGCTAAAATTACTTCTCCATTAGCTAATTTGTAGAACTTTTCTCATATAACTTCTCTAAAAGAAAGATGAGAGGACATCTACAAATTAGTTAATGGAGAGCTAATTTTAGCTTATGAaaaagtttatttcatttttttctttttattttcttctcctataagtgcTTTTAGAGAAGCCTACCCAAACAGAGCCTAATTATTTGTACCAACCTacactcttttttctctttacttttaCGTTCAACAATAACGACAACAAGAAGTGTTCGCAGGGGAATAATGGTCAACGGCATTAATCAATTAACCAACAAACagaggaaggaaggaagaaagtcCGTTACCTAACGTCGACGCCAACGAGTATGGGAGCCAAGACCTCGTTGATGTTCCTAACGGCGTTAAGAACACCCTTCCCGCCGTAAACGCTCTTGTCCCCGTCCCTCAGCTCCAACGCCTCGTAAATCCCCGTCGACGCGCCGCTCGGCACCGCCGCTCGGAAAAGCCCGTCCGTCACCAGATCCACCTCCACCGTCGGGTTCCCGCGGCTGTCCACGATCTGCCGGGCCTTCACCGACTTCACCCTGCACTCCCTTGCCGCCGTAATAGTAGCCACAGGAGCCTCCGTGGCGGCGGCGCGCACGGCGATGGAGCGCCGCGAGTTCCTCACAGGGATGCTCTGTGTGGTCCGCAAAGGGCGAGGGGTGACgaaagaggaggaggaagatgGTGGTTTAGTGGCTGGTCGATGAATCAAATTCAAAGCCATTGTTTTGtgcagtgtttttttttctttctttcactgtTTTGAGTTTCGTTTGTTAGAAAAGAATGAATGAGGTTTTCGAAGTGAGGGTGTAATGGGTTTTATTTATGTGAAGGTTGTGTTGGGTAAAGTTGGTGGGAAGTGGAAAACTCCGCTGAGGGGCGTTGAAACTTAATACTTAAGAGGAAGAGAAGCCTTAAAAACAACGCCTTTTGGTGGTTGTTGGGGACACCATCACTCTCCAAGTGAAGAGGGTGGTGGCGTGGTAGGTGGTACCCTGTGCAtgctttcactttttttctatACTTTGTACTTGCCAAAATTATAACTTCTGGTCAACTGTCTCAAATAAGTACTAATACAGTACtatgtttaatttattaaaaaaacagatttttcaaaaaaaattaataatcaataaaattaattaatatttcatactaataaaaagatatattattttaagataaatattaataagtacTCTTACGTAAAAACActagttaagaaagtaaagaaaaaagataatttttaatgaaatatgcaaaattatgttatttataattttttatgttttcatataatctccataataaataatttttattttagttctttaatcaatattctaaagatattgattaatttttttaattaatgcaaTGTTATTACAGGTTAATTCACTTGACACCATCTTAGGTGACAAAATATGTTCTCTCTAAAAAATGTGACAATATGTTattggttttataaaaaattgttgctggttaaattttaataatttagataataaaaatattatttctgtgtttttttttaaaaaaaaatgagtttaatatCCAATATTCATCTACTTAGTTGCCTTTAAACATAATTTTGGTAAGGGATGATATTTTCGATGGGAAAAATTTTAATGTGATAATAAAGGAGAATGAGATAAGTATGTATAAGTGAGATGGGAATGCAGTGTAACTCAATTGACAGTATACATTGAGTTTGTGGGAGAGAACCTAGGTTCGATCTATGCATTACACTCTTAGGGAGGGCGATAAACTTTAAGTGCGACTAGGTTCCGACTAAGGATTAGTCTCATAACCGGTTCAAAAGGATTGAAACTTGTGAAAATACATTAGGATACCATTAAGAACTTAAGACCCTAATTAGGATGATACCAAATCAAAAATATAAGTGAGGTGGGAAATTTAGGTAGAATCATATTCCaagaataaacatattttatttatttagttttttattagaaaaagtcAAAATTGGGTCCTTGACCAATCTTTGGAACTAATTTTGAAATGTTTGCCTATcgtattttatatattacttaaatactatgttaaaaaaaacttaaatactaTGATTATGTTCAATATATTGTATGTGATGTAGAAAATGTAGTTGAACATAAtcacttgtgttttttttattcattagaaCAAAAAAACACCATCATTGAGGAGCAAACCATTTAGAGAAAAAGGAGTGATGACAAAATACAAAGAGGTTTAGATTGTCTGACATCCCAATTAACTAAAGAGAGAGCAACAAAGTCTGCCTCCCTTTGAACATGGTGCaagtgtggcgtccctaaattaatgactggtttaatagaaataatttaaataacaaaaaccatggtaaattttttttttttttttttttttcttttcatttctttctcttttcactaaaACAAGTTttcgaaggaaaatcctcactacagagtcctgaatggccagttcacaactctgttcggagtcatttctttctcactgctcataatctctaaactaatttgctttttcaaaagaaagaacgtaccagccattactttaggtcgtcacgtgaaagtaaaagaataaaatacggtcgataaactcttttacaaataaagttactaacgctttcttttcaaagagcaagatcgatcataaatgcattcatcatttaaagctgtccaaaatatgagagttttacaaaatacagtgtcatccagagcaaaggtatccatagcggtggcttcagccacatgtatacaatcatcaaatgcctatacatcaggtctacccatacaaaaacaaaagagtaaacctaacagttagtcctagatacacccaccctcaaaatatacaaaacaaatccaaaaagctgtccactaggatgaagagcctccgctgatcgccatctccctcgggccgCTATCCTCcatagagtctgcctcagatgccgacatgacttcctcgggagaatccacctcaaga encodes the following:
- the LOC114409545 gene encoding enolase 1, chloroplastic-like codes for the protein MALNLIHRPATKPPSSSSSFVTPRPLRTTQSIPVRNSRRSIAVRAAATEAPVATITAARECRVKSVKARQIVDSRGNPTVEVDLVTDGLFRAAVPSGASTGIYEALELRDGDKSVYGGKGVLNAVRNINEVLAPILVGVDVRNQADVDAIMLEIDGTPNKSKLGANAILGVSLSVCRAGAGAKGVPLYRHIQEISGTKELVMPVPAFNVINGGSHAGNNLAMQEFMILPVGATSFAEALRMGSEVYHVLKGIIKAKYGQDACNVGDEGGFAPNVQDNREGLVLLMDAIDKAGYTGKIKIGMDVAASEFYTKDGKYDLNFKKQPNDGAHVHSAQSLGQLYKDFVKEFPIVSIEDPFDQDDWGSWASLLASVDIQLVGDDLLVTNPKRIAEAIKKKACNGLLLKVNQIGTVTESIQAALDSKAAGWGVMVSHRSGETEDNFIADLSVGLASGQIKTGAPCRSERLAKYNQLLRIEEELGSVRYAGETFRSP